The following proteins are encoded in a genomic region of Pseudodesulfovibrio mercurii:
- a CDS encoding DUF342 domain-containing protein, which produces MPFFLKHYFNPDWDPAKLKPEEQADGSVDHHERQFVTNVAAGDLIAEWIPVEDAGADLDERFVSEEKSFPAGTGTGIKRDSPDKLFAAVDGYVCYKEGRILVRNPLTVHSDIDYHTGNVDFVGNVVVEGSVRSGFTIEAGDVRVNDQVEGATIKARGSLDCRGGVKGGKEALLKAGKDMKLAFCEYATLLSGGDIMIKGALMHSDVYAGKRLAVGGRLTGGTVCAYNYIYVGGQLGGGMDTDTSLILGYKPSLLYADQRYNVRIKALHEDIASYEKTLNRGEEFRAEYEPRLESARRELELLKNMKVKLWDGIYATERLDECRVLVPGVVKPGVEICIGSAYYKVDDFLEDVFFYHENGEVRIGASSGKSKK; this is translated from the coding sequence ATGCCGTTTTTCCTGAAACATTACTTCAACCCTGACTGGGATCCGGCCAAGCTCAAGCCGGAGGAGCAGGCTGACGGCAGCGTGGACCATCACGAACGCCAGTTCGTCACCAACGTGGCCGCCGGGGACCTCATCGCCGAGTGGATTCCGGTGGAAGATGCCGGGGCGGACCTGGACGAACGGTTCGTGTCCGAGGAAAAGTCCTTTCCGGCGGGCACGGGCACGGGCATCAAGCGGGACTCCCCGGACAAGCTCTTCGCGGCCGTGGACGGCTACGTCTGCTACAAGGAGGGCCGCATCCTGGTCCGCAACCCCCTGACGGTCCACTCGGATATCGACTACCACACCGGCAACGTGGACTTCGTGGGGAACGTGGTGGTCGAGGGGTCCGTGCGCAGCGGCTTCACCATCGAGGCCGGGGACGTGCGGGTCAACGACCAGGTGGAAGGGGCGACCATCAAGGCCCGGGGCAGCCTGGACTGCCGAGGCGGCGTCAAGGGCGGCAAGGAGGCGCTGCTCAAGGCCGGCAAGGACATGAAGCTGGCCTTTTGCGAGTATGCGACCCTGCTGTCCGGCGGCGACATCATGATCAAGGGCGCGCTGATGCACAGCGACGTCTACGCGGGCAAGCGGCTGGCCGTGGGCGGGCGGCTCACGGGCGGCACGGTCTGCGCCTACAACTACATCTACGTGGGCGGGCAGCTCGGCGGGGGCATGGACACGGACACCTCCCTGATCCTGGGCTACAAGCCGTCCCTGCTCTATGCGGACCAGCGGTACAACGTGCGCATCAAGGCGCTGCACGAGGACATCGCCTCCTACGAGAAGACCCTGAACCGGGGCGAGGAATTTCGGGCCGAGTACGAGCCGCGGCTGGAGTCGGCCCGCAGGGAGCTGGAACTGCTCAAGAACATGAAGGTCAAGCTGTGGGACGGCATCTACGCCACCGAACGGCTTGACGAATGCCGGGTCCTGGTGCCCGGCGTGGTCAAGCCGGGCGTGGAAATCTGCATCGGTTCGGCGTACTACAAGGTGGATGATTTTTTGGAAGACGTCTTCTTCTACCATGAGAACGGTGAAGTCAGAATCGGCGCTTCATCCGGAAAGAGCAAGAAATAG
- a CDS encoding motility protein A: MDIATLIGLAGAFGLVITTIFMGGNAAGFIDIPSVVVVIGGTFAVTFVMFPMGVVINAFKVGMKTLMFKSSDPQDIIRLITSLADTARKESLVALEKVNIEDQFLKKGVMLVVDGSSEGLVRSVMEIELEFMKQRHRQGQAVFKGMGTMAPAFGMIGTLIGLVNMLSNLSDPSSIGPAMAVALLTTFYGAIMANVMFLPMATKLEERSAEDVLFMQIMIEGVSSLQRGDHPSVVKEKLQAFLSPALREAT, encoded by the coding sequence ATGGATATCGCAACTCTCATCGGTCTGGCGGGTGCCTTCGGTCTGGTCATCACGACCATCTTCATGGGCGGCAACGCGGCGGGGTTCATCGACATTCCCTCGGTGGTGGTTGTCATCGGCGGCACCTTCGCCGTCACCTTCGTCATGTTCCCCATGGGCGTGGTCATCAACGCCTTCAAGGTCGGCATGAAGACCCTCATGTTCAAGTCCTCGGACCCCCAGGACATCATCAGGCTGATCACCTCCCTGGCCGACACGGCCCGCAAGGAGAGCCTGGTCGCCCTGGAAAAGGTCAACATCGAGGACCAGTTCCTCAAGAAGGGCGTGATGCTGGTCGTGGACGGCTCCAGCGAGGGGCTGGTCCGCTCGGTCATGGAGATCGAGCTGGAGTTCATGAAGCAGCGCCACCGCCAGGGACAGGCCGTGTTCAAGGGCATGGGCACCATGGCCCCGGCCTTCGGCATGATCGGCACCCTCATCGGCCTGGTCAACATGCTCTCCAACCTGTCGGACCCGTCGTCCATCGGCCCGGCCATGGCCGTGGCCCTGCTGACCACCTTCTACGGGGCCATCATGGCCAACGTCATGTTCCTGCCCATGGCCACCAAGCTGGAGGAGCGGTCCGCCGAGGACGTCCTGTTCATGCAGATCATGATCGAGGGCGTCTCCTCGCTGCAACGCGGGGACCATCCGTCGGTGGTCAAGGAAAAGCTCCAGGCCTTCCTGTCCCCGGCCCTGCGCGAAGCGACCTAG
- a CDS encoding OmpA/MotB family protein, with amino-acid sequence MAKVEEVIRRKPPEDPPGDEGLPPWMATFADMVTLLLCFFVLLLSFAQQSEEKFRDALGSLKGAFGVKEVRAVSDEMAQFNTSSEATKEMASSISHDQRLLLSVVMRIKSMVENLDNKLKEGAGVNADRDGVVFRTSSAALFQPFTAELRPDATQILDGVIKVLKDYKLNLVVRGHTDDRPIHTAKYPSNWELSAARAAVALDYIVNKGGIEINRAKAVGYADTRPEVPNDTEADRLRNQRVEFYIHMPQRDAW; translated from the coding sequence ATGGCCAAGGTCGAAGAAGTCATACGCAGAAAGCCGCCGGAGGACCCGCCGGGCGACGAGGGGCTGCCGCCGTGGATGGCGACCTTCGCCGACATGGTCACGCTGTTGTTGTGTTTTTTCGTGCTCCTGCTGTCCTTTGCCCAGCAGAGCGAGGAGAAGTTCCGCGACGCGCTCGGCTCGCTCAAGGGCGCCTTCGGCGTGAAGGAGGTCCGCGCGGTCTCCGACGAGATGGCCCAGTTCAACACCAGTTCCGAGGCGACCAAGGAGATGGCCTCGTCCATCTCCCACGACCAGCGGCTGCTCCTGTCCGTGGTCATGCGCATCAAGTCCATGGTCGAGAACCTGGACAACAAGCTGAAGGAGGGGGCCGGGGTCAACGCGGACCGCGACGGGGTGGTCTTCCGGACCAGTTCGGCCGCGCTGTTCCAGCCGTTCACCGCCGAACTCAGGCCCGATGCGACGCAGATCCTGGACGGGGTCATCAAGGTCCTCAAGGACTACAAGCTGAACCTTGTGGTCCGGGGACACACGGACGACCGGCCCATCCATACGGCCAAGTACCCGTCCAACTGGGAGCTGTCCGCGGCGCGGGCCGCCGTGGCCCTGGACTACATCGTCAACAAGGGCGGCATTGAGATCAACCGGGCCAAGGCCGTGGGTTACGCCGACACCCGGCCCGAGGTGCCCAACGACACCGAGGCGGACCGGCTGAGGAATCAGCGGGTGGAATTTTACATACACATGCCCCAGCGGGACGCGTGGTAG
- a CDS encoding flagellar motor protein MotB, with translation MADQEALEQQGGGPKSDPPKPDEGIPPWMATFADMVTLLLCFFVLLLSFTNQDVTNFRKLMGSIQEALGVQYEDRSAQSVPYADTTFKERQSVRENRQIVELGVILKKAIRSKDLTHMAKVSSDKSGVMLRLSSQLLFDKGSVELTAEAKQALQMVIDSMKQTDFNLVIRGHTDGETPESVQYGSNWSLSAARAASCLRYIIEHSDIPATRMKAVGYGGSKPLLPGTSEENRQANRRVEFFYMPPGRSKW, from the coding sequence ATGGCCGACCAGGAAGCATTGGAACAGCAGGGCGGGGGACCCAAGTCCGATCCACCCAAGCCCGACGAGGGGATTCCGCCGTGGATGGCCACCTTCGCCGACATGGTCACGCTTCTGTTGTGCTTTTTCGTCCTGCTCCTGTCCTTCACCAACCAGGACGTGACCAACTTCCGCAAACTCATGGGCTCCATCCAGGAGGCCCTCGGCGTGCAGTACGAGGATCGCTCGGCCCAGTCCGTGCCCTATGCGGACACGACCTTCAAGGAGCGGCAGAGCGTCCGTGAAAATCGGCAGATCGTCGAGCTCGGGGTGATCCTCAAGAAGGCCATCCGGTCCAAGGACCTGACCCACATGGCCAAGGTCAGCTCGGACAAGTCCGGGGTCATGCTCCGCCTGAGCAGCCAGTTGCTCTTCGACAAGGGGTCCGTGGAACTGACCGCCGAGGCCAAGCAGGCCCTGCAGATGGTCATCGACTCCATGAAGCAGACGGACTTCAACCTGGTCATCCGGGGCCACACCGACGGCGAGACGCCCGAGTCCGTCCAATACGGCTCCAACTGGTCCCTGTCCGCGGCCCGCGCGGCCAGCTGCCTGCGCTACATCATCGAGCACTCGGACATCCCGGCCACGCGCATGAAGGCCGTGGGCTACGGGGGCTCCAAGCCGCTCCTGCCCGGCACCTCCGAGGAAAACCGCCAGGCCAACCGCCGGGTGGAGTTCTTCTACATGCCGCCGGGCCGCTCCAAGTGGTAG
- a CDS encoding formate/nitrite transporter family protein, protein MPANLDELVIRVADICSYKWDMVRNRPWAFLISSFSGGAMVVFGATLALSVSAGVGEHLGPGFANLLMGLVFMFSLVVIMMSGMTLVTADMYIGVIGIFHKRIGWGRFIWGIALGYVGNFVGSMFFMWLISKSGAYAAWPWLAKSHAIGVAKMGYTATQIFVMGIVCTWMLQTAAILFVKAEGDMAKIAMAAYGPLAFVAGMTEHCIANIGFLALPLFQQDVFLEAARQAGQAAPILLHWGFGQYGWAHNQLYTVLGNIVGGILFVGIPFQLVSNAERVKKLYKDKTSFIIKL, encoded by the coding sequence ATGCCCGCAAACCTCGATGAACTCGTCATTCGCGTTGCGGACATATGCTCCTACAAATGGGACATGGTGCGCAACCGTCCCTGGGCCTTTCTCATTTCCTCGTTTTCCGGGGGCGCCATGGTGGTCTTCGGCGCCACCTTGGCCCTGTCGGTCTCGGCCGGGGTGGGCGAGCATCTGGGGCCGGGCTTCGCCAACCTGCTCATGGGCCTCGTCTTCATGTTCTCCCTGGTCGTCATCATGATGTCGGGCATGACCCTGGTCACGGCCGACATGTACATCGGCGTCATCGGGATATTTCACAAGCGCATCGGCTGGGGCCGCTTCATCTGGGGCATCGCCCTCGGATATGTGGGCAATTTCGTGGGCAGCATGTTCTTCATGTGGCTGATCAGCAAGAGCGGGGCGTATGCGGCCTGGCCCTGGCTGGCCAAGTCCCACGCCATCGGGGTGGCCAAGATGGGCTACACCGCGACCCAGATATTCGTCATGGGCATCGTCTGCACCTGGATGCTCCAGACCGCCGCCATACTGTTCGTCAAGGCCGAGGGGGACATGGCCAAGATCGCCATGGCCGCCTACGGCCCCCTGGCCTTCGTGGCCGGCATGACCGAGCACTGCATCGCCAACATCGGCTTTCTGGCCCTGCCGCTCTTCCAGCAGGACGTGTTCCTGGAGGCCGCCCGGCAGGCGGGACAGGCCGCGCCGATCCTCCTGCACTGGGGGTTCGGCCAGTACGGCTGGGCCCACAACCAGCTGTACACCGTGCTGGGCAACATCGTGGGCGGCATCCTGTTCGTGGGCATTCCCTTCCAGCTGGTTTCGAACGCCGAGCGGGTGAAGAAGCTCTACAAGGACAAAACCTCTTTCATCATCAAGTTGTAA
- a CDS encoding molybdopterin-containing oxidoreductase family protein produces MVQDGWHPTVCYQCKAECAILAKIRDGRVTEVKGNPKFGGKACVKGMAGVTLQYAKDRLTMPLKRVGERGEGKFEEISWDEAFDIMEAKLRSLYDRGEAHKLTYSFFPHSLTDPKWHFLNAYGGYINTGLPHCDSGKIVSEIKCWGGIPNHHIPPAWFTMPKDGIILLVGRHAFGCLDDACVPRDIMEAMDRGAKLVVVDPIFSPDAAKADWWIPIRPSGDTALFLGMINHIIENDLYDRKFVEEWVREGDFEKVKAHVKDMTPEAMSKICDVPAEDIRRLATMCAQAPAVGVDGFKSIMLGQALDFGHAWSIFLAITGNLDNPGGQPIPQLTPMSPVEPLPPGPAPLQEKGFHRTGPNSEAFRNYSFILEPTWYEAQAIKDGSLKILLVTEANPALTEMGNREWQKAVCMKDENGEYLLEFLLNTDIMLSETSKYADLVLPDQTHFERYELLYMPWWYNFGHGVLLRQPLVEAPGEAMHSNLVFIELGRRLFPEYFQFKDDVEYYDIQLKGLGLSVDKLKAMGGRWSPGTIGFRKYENGGFNTPSGKVQLYWDDLEERGQQLPRPILAPEYDAHEKDYPFIMISYRRIHINGTGPWSCNNAQLRDPMSGQETNPAILNPAAAARLGIKDGDVVTIASETGELTMPVMLTEHIRPDCVGVMHGFGATVGRVAAGCGYCDNELIPDAGSHLEWQDLVGGEAHVSTRVRISK; encoded by the coding sequence ATGGTACAGGACGGATGGCATCCAACCGTTTGCTATCAATGCAAGGCGGAATGCGCTATCCTGGCGAAAATCCGGGATGGACGCGTAACGGAAGTCAAGGGCAACCCGAAATTCGGCGGCAAGGCCTGCGTCAAGGGCATGGCTGGCGTCACGCTCCAATACGCCAAGGACCGGCTGACCATGCCGCTCAAGCGCGTGGGCGAGCGGGGGGAGGGCAAGTTCGAGGAGATATCCTGGGATGAGGCCTTCGACATCATGGAGGCGAAGCTGCGCAGCCTGTATGACCGGGGAGAGGCGCACAAGCTCACCTACAGTTTCTTTCCCCACTCCCTGACCGATCCCAAATGGCATTTCCTCAATGCCTACGGCGGGTACATCAACACCGGCCTGCCGCACTGCGATTCGGGCAAGATCGTCTCCGAGATCAAGTGCTGGGGCGGCATTCCCAACCACCACATCCCGCCCGCCTGGTTCACCATGCCAAAGGACGGCATCATCCTGCTGGTCGGGCGCCACGCCTTCGGCTGCCTGGACGACGCCTGCGTGCCCAGGGACATCATGGAGGCCATGGACCGCGGGGCCAAGCTCGTCGTCGTGGACCCGATCTTCAGCCCGGACGCGGCCAAGGCGGACTGGTGGATTCCCATCAGGCCGTCCGGGGACACGGCCCTGTTCCTGGGCATGATCAATCACATCATCGAAAACGACCTCTACGACAGGAAATTCGTCGAGGAATGGGTCCGCGAGGGCGACTTCGAAAAGGTCAAGGCCCACGTCAAGGACATGACCCCCGAGGCCATGAGCAAAATCTGCGACGTCCCGGCCGAGGACATCCGCAGGCTGGCGACCATGTGCGCCCAGGCCCCGGCCGTGGGCGTGGACGGCTTCAAGTCCATCATGCTCGGCCAGGCCCTGGACTTCGGGCACGCCTGGTCCATCTTCCTGGCCATCACCGGTAATCTGGACAACCCCGGCGGCCAGCCCATTCCGCAGCTGACGCCCATGAGCCCGGTGGAGCCGCTGCCGCCCGGCCCGGCGCCCCTCCAGGAGAAGGGGTTCCACCGGACCGGCCCCAACAGCGAGGCGTTCAGGAACTACAGCTTCATCCTGGAGCCCACTTGGTACGAGGCGCAGGCCATCAAGGACGGCTCCCTCAAGATACTGCTGGTCACCGAGGCCAACCCCGCGCTCACCGAGATGGGCAACCGGGAATGGCAGAAGGCCGTGTGCATGAAGGACGAGAACGGCGAATACCTCCTCGAATTCCTCCTGAACACGGACATCATGCTCTCGGAAACCAGCAAATACGCGGACCTCGTGCTTCCGGACCAGACCCACTTCGAGCGCTACGAGCTGCTGTACATGCCCTGGTGGTACAACTTCGGCCACGGCGTGCTGCTCCGGCAACCCCTGGTCGAGGCCCCCGGCGAGGCCATGCACTCCAACCTTGTCTTCATCGAGCTCGGCAGGCGGCTGTTCCCGGAATACTTCCAGTTCAAGGACGACGTCGAATACTACGACATCCAACTCAAGGGACTGGGGCTTTCCGTGGACAAGCTCAAGGCCATGGGCGGGCGGTGGTCGCCCGGAACCATCGGTTTCCGCAAGTACGAGAACGGGGGCTTCAACACCCCGAGCGGCAAGGTGCAGCTCTACTGGGATGACCTGGAGGAGCGGGGCCAGCAGCTGCCACGTCCCATCCTGGCCCCGGAATACGATGCGCACGAGAAGGACTATCCCTTCATCATGATCAGCTACCGGCGCATCCACATCAACGGGACCGGACCCTGGTCCTGCAACAACGCCCAGCTGCGCGACCCCATGTCGGGCCAGGAGACCAATCCGGCCATCCTCAACCCGGCCGCGGCCGCCAGGCTCGGCATCAAGGACGGCGACGTGGTGACCATCGCCTCGGAGACGGGCGAGCTGACCATGCCGGTCATGCTCACCGAACACATCCGGCCCGACTGCGTGGGCGTCATGCACGGCTTCGGCGCGACCGTGGGCCGCGTGGCGGCGGGGTGCGGCTACTGCGACAACGAGCTCATTCCCGACGCGGGCTCCCACCTCGAGTGGCAGGATCTCGTGGGCGGCGAGGCGCACGTCTCCACCAGGGTGCGCATAAGCAAGTAA
- a CDS encoding 4Fe-4S dicluster domain-containing protein, with protein MQQLGLMIDMNKCIGCKTCVVACRNHKGIVDHENCMPGQIPFYLRVESATQGTYPKVSEHCWVVPCQHCKNPQCVKACKAGAITKDPQNGIVRIDPDKCTGSGACIEACPYHVIQFDAVRNKAHKCDLCYDRVVAGDPPVCVEVCMTDAITFGERDMLLQKARDMGREIDRKMSAMSIIYMKPTPKNTLAGA; from the coding sequence ATGCAACAACTCGGTTTGATGATAGATATGAACAAATGCATTGGCTGCAAGACGTGCGTGGTGGCCTGCCGCAATCACAAGGGCATCGTGGACCACGAGAACTGCATGCCCGGACAAATCCCGTTCTACCTTCGCGTGGAGTCGGCCACCCAGGGGACCTATCCCAAGGTTTCGGAGCACTGCTGGGTGGTGCCGTGCCAGCACTGCAAGAATCCGCAATGCGTCAAGGCCTGCAAGGCCGGGGCCATCACCAAGGACCCGCAGAACGGCATCGTGCGCATCGACCCGGACAAGTGCACGGGTTCCGGGGCCTGCATCGAGGCATGTCCGTACCACGTCATCCAGTTCGACGCGGTGCGCAACAAGGCCCACAAATGCGACCTCTGCTACGATCGCGTCGTGGCCGGCGACCCGCCGGTCTGTGTCGAGGTCTGCATGACCGACGCCATCACCTTCGGCGAGCGGGACATGCTCCTCCAGAAGGCCCGGGACATGGGCCGGGAAATAGACAGGAAGATGAGCGCCATGTCGATCATCTACATGAAGCCCACCCCGAAAAACACGCTGGCCGGGGCCTGA
- a CDS encoding desulfoferrodoxin family protein has protein sequence MSNRRVFLKSALALAAGLSLGVRRASADTGPFPSNIVYTADDPGQWAKKAPIHLPQVSMADGKLTVQTKHPMSAAHYIVRHTVVGADGKVIGAQVFTPEDKPVSTYDLPPKGEYYATSFCNLHDFWVTKFTV, from the coding sequence ATGAGCAACAGACGCGTTTTCCTCAAATCGGCCCTGGCCCTGGCGGCCGGGCTTTCCCTGGGCGTGCGCAGGGCCTCGGCGGACACCGGCCCGTTCCCGTCCAACATCGTCTACACAGCCGACGATCCGGGCCAGTGGGCGAAAAAGGCACCCATCCACCTGCCTCAGGTGAGCATGGCGGACGGCAAGCTGACCGTACAGACCAAACATCCCATGAGCGCGGCCCATTACATCGTCCGGCACACGGTGGTCGGCGCGGACGGCAAGGTCATCGGCGCCCAGGTCTTCACGCCCGAGGACAAGCCGGTCTCCACCTACGACCTCCCGCCCAAGGGCGAATACTACGCCACGAGCTTCTGCAACCTGCACGATTTCTGGGTGACCAAGTTCACGGTCTAG
- a CDS encoding undecaprenyl-diphosphate phosphatase, whose amino-acid sequence MAPWYVAIILGIVEGLTEFLPISSTGHLIIAGHLLNFTGPKADTFEIVIQLGAILAVVVLYWDRFVGLIFPDKSRKFSGVYGLWLLFLTSLPASVLGLLTHHYIKEYLFSPFTVAISLAVGAVLIFVVEALDLKKTTLTLDEITPKTALGIGLFQCLALWPGFSRSASTIMGGMLLGTKRTVAAEYSFIAAVPIMFAATGYDFLKNYALFESGDLVFLLIGFVVSFIAAWLAVKGFIVLLGRLTLRPFAVYRLVLAALILLFL is encoded by the coding sequence ATGGCGCCCTGGTACGTTGCGATCATTCTCGGCATTGTCGAAGGCCTGACCGAATTCCTGCCCATCTCGAGCACGGGCCATCTGATCATCGCCGGACACCTCCTGAATTTCACCGGTCCCAAGGCCGACACCTTCGAGATCGTCATCCAGCTCGGGGCCATCCTGGCCGTGGTGGTCCTGTACTGGGACCGCTTCGTGGGGTTGATCTTCCCGGACAAGAGCCGCAAATTTTCGGGCGTGTACGGCCTCTGGCTCCTGTTCCTGACCTCCCTGCCCGCCTCGGTCCTCGGCCTGCTGACCCACCACTACATCAAGGAATATCTCTTTTCGCCCTTTACCGTGGCCATCTCCCTGGCCGTGGGCGCGGTGCTCATCTTCGTGGTCGAGGCCCTGGACCTGAAGAAGACCACCCTGACCCTGGACGAGATCACCCCGAAGACGGCGCTGGGCATCGGCCTGTTCCAGTGCCTGGCCCTGTGGCCGGGCTTTTCGCGGTCCGCCTCGACCATCATGGGCGGCATGCTCCTGGGGACCAAGCGCACCGTGGCCGCCGAGTACTCGTTCATCGCGGCCGTGCCCATCATGTTCGCCGCCACGGGCTACGACTTCCTCAAGAACTACGCCCTGTTCGAGAGCGGCGATCTGGTCTTCCTGCTCATCGGCTTCGTGGTCTCCTTCATCGCGGCCTGGCTGGCCGTCAAGGGGTTCATCGTCCTGCTGGGCCGCCTGACCCTGCGCCCCTTCGCCGTGTACCGCCTGGTCCTGGCCGCCCTGATTCTCCTGTTTTTGTAG
- the lptF gene encoding LPS export ABC transporter permease LptF: MKLLQRQIFLELCKLFGLTVSCLLGLILVGRMLQLRSLFLSQNIGVLNILQLFFYLTPFFLLLITPIATMLSVFLTFLRMSTDNELVALKASGVSLYRMLPAPVLFCSLCTLFAFFISFWGLAWGMDMFKTKLYYFAKTHSKFALQPGVFNKEFPNITFYAHQVDNEKGELKFAFVRDDSIKGTSVVVVAPEAEVVSNPQEAKIHVVFHNGRIFRQSGDELNILKFRKYSIKLDLGKLLTGFNFAEQKAKDMPFFRLRDIRKDHSLMPHENERFFRKVDTEFYKRLTLPLGCFILGLFAIPIASIFRGLRQQYGLLLAMGLFMVYYTMFSIGVSMGESGTIPPEYGMWAPDILFIFVALAGLRYANLERTPTVVHWLLHLRLTRKGGEAEA, translated from the coding sequence GTGAAGCTTCTCCAGCGTCAGATATTCCTGGAACTGTGCAAGCTCTTCGGCTTGACCGTGTCCTGCCTTCTTGGGCTCATCCTGGTGGGCCGGATGCTGCAGTTGCGCTCGCTGTTCCTCTCCCAGAACATCGGGGTGCTGAACATCCTCCAGCTGTTCTTCTACCTGACGCCGTTTTTCCTGCTGCTGATCACGCCCATCGCCACCATGCTCAGCGTGTTCCTGACCTTCCTGCGCATGAGCACGGACAACGAACTGGTGGCCCTCAAGGCGAGCGGGGTCAGCCTGTACCGCATGCTCCCTGCGCCCGTGCTCTTTTGCAGCCTGTGCACGCTGTTCGCCTTCTTCATCTCCTTCTGGGGGCTGGCCTGGGGCATGGACATGTTCAAGACCAAGCTCTATTACTTCGCCAAGACCCACTCGAAGTTTGCCCTGCAACCTGGCGTGTTCAATAAGGAATTCCCGAACATCACCTTCTACGCCCACCAGGTGGACAACGAGAAGGGCGAGTTGAAGTTCGCTTTCGTGCGCGACGATTCCATCAAGGGAACCTCGGTGGTCGTGGTCGCCCCCGAGGCCGAGGTGGTCTCCAATCCCCAGGAGGCCAAGATCCACGTTGTCTTCCACAACGGCCGCATCTTCCGCCAGAGCGGCGACGAGCTGAACATCCTCAAGTTCCGCAAGTATTCCATCAAGCTCGACCTGGGCAAGCTGCTGACCGGCTTCAACTTCGCCGAACAGAAGGCCAAGGACATGCCGTTCTTCCGATTGCGCGACATCCGCAAGGATCACAGCCTGATGCCGCATGAGAACGAGCGCTTCTTCCGCAAGGTGGACACGGAGTTCTACAAGCGGCTGACCCTGCCGCTGGGCTGCTTCATCCTGGGCCTGTTCGCCATCCCCATCGCCTCCATCTTCCGGGGGCTCAGGCAGCAGTACGGCCTGCTCCTGGCCATGGGCCTGTTCATGGTCTACTACACCATGTTCTCCATCGGCGTGAGCATGGGCGAATCGGGCACCATCCCGCCGGAATACGGCATGTGGGCCCCGGACATCCTGTTCATCTTCGTGGCCCTGGCCGGGCTGCGCTACGCCAACCTTGAGCGCACGCCCACGGTGGTCCACTGGCTGCTGCACCTGCGGTTGACCCGCAAGGGCGGGGAGGCCGAGGCATGA